From one Flavobacterium sp. N502536 genomic stretch:
- the gldK gene encoding gliding motility lipoprotein GldK has protein sequence MKKFIAFATMLTLVIGCGKSGDKGELVGVTGGKWHPEKPYGMTLVPGGSFIMGKSDADLANVEDAPTRTVTVRAFYMDETEITNSEYRQFVDWVKDSTMRVRLAILADMTGQKPAGDSKGKKGGSIADYAFNDSDPEKMTAYDKYMYDNYYSVGTKDDPYAGRKLNKKVKLIKDTKAYPDEYYTEVMDSMYLPIEESYNGLRTIDVNKLKFRYSWMDIQAAAKAKVGKRKDFVKTEQVSVYPDTTVWIKDFAYSYNEPMHNDYFWHKAYGDYPVVGVTWKQAKAFCAWRTLNKNSYIKSKKKGRDLVNSFRLPTEAEWEYAARGGLESATYPWGGPYTKSDRGCFLANFKPSRGDYAADEALYTVEAKSYEVNGYGLYNMAGNVSEWTDSAYNPNAYEYVSTMNPNVIDGNNQRKVVRGGSWKDVAYFLQVSTRDHEYADSARSYIGFRTVQDYMGTQATGSGKKRK, from the coding sequence ATGAAGAAGTTTATTGCATTTGCAACAATGTTAACACTAGTAATCGGCTGTGGTAAGTCAGGTGACAAAGGTGAGTTAGTTGGTGTTACAGGAGGTAAATGGCATCCTGAGAAGCCTTATGGAATGACATTAGTTCCTGGTGGATCTTTTATTATGGGTAAATCAGATGCTGATTTAGCTAATGTGGAGGATGCTCCTACCAGAACGGTAACGGTTCGTGCATTTTATATGGATGAAACGGAGATCACCAATAGTGAGTACCGTCAATTTGTAGACTGGGTAAAAGATTCTACAATGAGAGTTCGTTTAGCAATTTTGGCCGATATGACAGGGCAAAAACCAGCTGGTGACTCTAAAGGTAAAAAAGGCGGCAGTATTGCTGATTATGCATTTAATGATTCAGATCCGGAGAAAATGACGGCATATGATAAATATATGTATGATAACTACTATAGCGTAGGAACAAAAGATGATCCGTATGCAGGTAGAAAATTAAACAAAAAAGTGAAGTTAATTAAGGATACAAAAGCGTATCCGGATGAGTACTATACTGAGGTAATGGATTCTATGTATTTACCAATTGAAGAGTCATACAATGGCTTAAGAACAATTGATGTAAACAAATTGAAATTCCGTTATTCATGGATGGACATTCAGGCTGCAGCGAAAGCTAAAGTTGGTAAAAGAAAAGACTTCGTTAAAACAGAGCAAGTTAGCGTATATCCTGACACAACCGTTTGGATTAAAGATTTCGCTTACTCTTATAATGAGCCAATGCACAATGATTATTTCTGGCATAAAGCTTACGGAGATTATCCTGTAGTGGGTGTAACCTGGAAACAGGCAAAAGCATTCTGCGCATGGAGAACTTTGAACAAAAACAGTTACATTAAATCTAAGAAAAAAGGACGTGACTTAGTAAACTCTTTCAGATTGCCAACAGAGGCAGAGTGGGAGTATGCTGCAAGAGGAGGTCTGGAATCAGCTACTTACCCTTGGGGAGGTCCTTACACAAAAAGCGACAGAGGTTGTTTCTTAGCAAACTTCAAACCAAGCAGAGGAGATTATGCTGCTGATGAGGCGTTGTACACTGTTGAAGCTAAATCTTACGAGGTTAATGGTTATGGTTTATACAACATGGCAGGAAACGTTTCTGAGTGGACTGATTCAGCTTACAATCCAAATGCATACGAATATGTTTCTACAATGAATCCAAACGTAATTGACGGAAACAACCAAAGAAAAGTGGTTCGTGGAGGTTCTTGGAAAGACGTTGCTTATTTCCTACAGGTAAGCACACGTGATCACGAATATGCTGATTCTGCAAGAAGTTATATTGGTTTCAGAACTGTACAAGATTACATGGGAACTCAAGCAACTGGAAGCGGAAAAAAAAGAAAGTAA
- the gldM gene encoding gliding motility protein GldM, translating into MAGGKLTPRQKMINLMYLVFIAMLAMNVSKEVISGFGLFNEKFEASNTTAITNNTSLLTALDQKAAEAKGEFAIAAETAHKIEAISKDFYAYIGTLKAQSVKGFEADKETGKLPYESMDRGDNIDNWFTGDGYTAKGNEIIAKIEKYKADIKATLGSDKKYANIIAEVNQKFDVSDVKNKDGIKEKYLAYHFKGFPAIASAAKLSAWQNDVTKVETDVYNSALGKAAVAAASYSNYQAIVVLDKNAYFQGEKVTGKVVLGRYDENTKPTSFQGPGQIVNGQAVISLTAGGVGEQNINGQFTFLEDGKNIPLKFAGKYVVVPRPNSATISADKMNVVYRGVVNPISVSFAGVDANKIVASAPGLASAGKPGKYNMNPGSGTEATISVTGTLPNGDKVTDKKTFRIKGIPGPTGTIRGEMGVVKGPKSNLEIATIGAKLLDFDFEVGLDVVGFNLKIAGQPTVVVNGNRLNAQCKSVLARAGKGDQVTISEIKTKLVGAGSYLLPRTAPVIYEIQ; encoded by the coding sequence ATGGCAGGAGGAAAATTAACCCCTAGACAGAAGATGATTAACCTGATGTATCTGGTTTTCATCGCAATGTTGGCAATGAACGTATCAAAAGAAGTAATTTCAGGTTTTGGTTTATTTAACGAAAAATTTGAAGCTTCTAATACAACAGCAATTACAAATAATACCTCTTTATTAACAGCTTTAGATCAAAAAGCGGCTGAGGCAAAAGGAGAATTTGCTATCGCTGCAGAAACAGCTCATAAAATTGAAGCAATTTCGAAAGATTTTTACGCTTATATCGGAACTTTAAAAGCACAATCTGTTAAAGGATTTGAAGCGGATAAAGAAACAGGTAAGTTGCCTTATGAATCTATGGACAGAGGAGATAATATCGATAACTGGTTTACAGGAGACGGATATACTGCTAAAGGTAATGAGATCATAGCAAAAATCGAGAAATATAAAGCTGATATTAAAGCTACTTTAGGATCAGATAAAAAATACGCTAACATTATTGCGGAAGTAAATCAAAAATTTGATGTTTCTGATGTAAAAAACAAAGACGGTATAAAAGAAAAATACTTAGCTTATCATTTTAAAGGTTTCCCTGCAATTGCTTCAGCTGCAAAACTTTCAGCTTGGCAAAATGACGTTACAAAAGTGGAAACAGATGTTTACAACAGTGCATTAGGAAAAGCGGCTGTTGCTGCTGCTTCTTATAGCAACTACCAAGCGATTGTTGTTTTAGACAAAAACGCTTACTTCCAAGGAGAAAAAGTTACTGGTAAGGTAGTTTTAGGACGTTATGACGAAAACACAAAACCAACTTCATTCCAAGGTCCTGGACAAATCGTTAACGGACAAGCGGTTATCTCGTTAACTGCCGGAGGTGTTGGAGAGCAAAACATTAACGGACAATTTACTTTCTTAGAAGATGGTAAAAACATTCCACTTAAATTTGCCGGAAAATATGTTGTAGTACCAAGACCAAACTCTGCTACAATCTCTGCTGATAAAATGAACGTAGTATATAGAGGAGTTGTTAATCCAATCTCTGTATCATTTGCTGGTGTTGATGCTAACAAAATTGTAGCAAGCGCTCCAGGATTAGCTTCAGCTGGTAAACCAGGAAAATATAACATGAACCCAGGTTCAGGTACTGAAGCTACCATTTCTGTTACTGGTACATTACCAAACGGAGATAAAGTTACAGATAAGAAAACATTCAGAATTAAAGGTATTCCTGGACCAACAGGTACAATTAGAGGAGAAATGGGTGTTGTTAAAGGACCTAAATCTAACTTAGAAATTGCTACTATTGGTGCTAAATTACTTGATTTTGATTTTGAAGTTGGTTTAGATGTTGTTGGATTTAACTTAAAAATCGCAGGACAGCCTACAGTGGTTGTTAACGGTAACAGATTAAATGCACAATGTAAATCAGTTCTTGCAAGAGCTGGAAAAGGAGACCAGGTTACTATTTCTGAAATTAAAACTAAACTTGTTGGAGCTGGTAGTTACTTATTGCCAAGAACTGCTCCGGTAATTTACGAAATACAATAA
- a CDS encoding formimidoylglutamase, translating into MEFDFLEPVNEGILKFINSLSSQELGSKIVLHTQDQFPDISKITIAVIGVLEDRRNNDAVNVVNLNAVRKRLYSMFPGNWDASIADLGDILAGDSVTDTYFALKKVTSALIKNKVIPIVIGGSQDLTYALYRAYDDLEQMVNMVAVDNKFDFGKENETVSANSYLTQIIIDEPNNLFNYCNIGYQTYYNSQEEIDLIEKLFFDAYRLGEISNNIALAEPVFRDADLVSIDLNSVKSSASGNMISFEPNGFNGKEICSLARYAGISDKVSCFGIFNHNSTSPEAAIIAQIVWYFIEGYHYRSKEYPFGSRATYLKYIVPLEDEELIFYKSDKTDRWWIEIPFESNGHNKLKRNTLLPCSYDEYLSACNQELPERWWKAQRKNAL; encoded by the coding sequence ATGGAATTTGATTTTCTAGAACCAGTTAACGAAGGAATTTTAAAATTTATTAATTCGTTGTCTTCACAAGAGCTGGGTAGTAAAATAGTTTTACACACTCAGGATCAGTTTCCGGATATTAGCAAAATAACCATTGCCGTTATTGGAGTTTTGGAAGATCGCCGTAATAACGATGCTGTGAATGTGGTCAATCTAAACGCGGTTCGTAAAAGACTTTACAGCATGTTTCCGGGTAACTGGGATGCTTCGATTGCAGATTTAGGAGATATTCTGGCAGGTGATTCTGTAACGGATACTTATTTTGCTTTAAAAAAGGTGACTTCTGCCTTGATTAAAAATAAAGTGATTCCTATAGTTATTGGAGGTTCACAGGATTTGACCTATGCTTTGTATCGTGCCTATGACGATTTGGAGCAAATGGTAAACATGGTTGCGGTAGATAATAAGTTTGATTTTGGTAAAGAGAATGAAACGGTTTCGGCCAATTCGTATTTGACTCAAATTATTATTGACGAACCTAATAATCTTTTTAACTACTGTAATATAGGGTATCAAACCTATTACAATTCACAGGAAGAAATCGATCTGATTGAAAAGCTGTTCTTTGATGCATATCGTTTGGGCGAAATTTCAAATAATATTGCCTTGGCAGAGCCTGTTTTCAGGGATGCTGATTTAGTTAGTATTGATTTGAATTCGGTAAAATCATCGGCTTCAGGAAACATGATTTCATTTGAACCAAACGGTTTCAATGGAAAAGAAATATGTTCGTTAGCCCGATATGCGGGAATTAGTGATAAAGTTTCCTGTTTTGGAATTTTTAACCATAATAGTACAAGCCCGGAGGCGGCTATTATTGCACAAATCGTGTGGTATTTTATCGAAGGATATCACTATCGTTCTAAAGAATATCCATTTGGTAGTAGAGCAACGTACTTAAAATATATTGTTCCTTTGGAAGACGAAGAATTGATTTTTTATAAAAGTGATAAGACCGATCGTTGGTGGATCGAAATCCCGTTCGAATCGAACGGTCACAATAAATTAAAACGAAATACGTTATTACCGTGTTCATACGATGAGTATTTATCTGCTTGTAATCAGGAATTGCCTGAAAGATGGTGGAAAGCGCAACGAAAAAATGCTTTATAA
- the topA gene encoding type I DNA topoisomerase — MAKNLVIVESPAKAKTIEKFLGSDFQVESSYGHIADLPSKEIGVDVENGFKPKYEVSPDKKALVSKLKTLSKNAEMVWLASDEDREGEAISWHLAEELKLDTKKTKRIVFHEITKTAILKAIDNPREIDYNLVNAQQARRVLDRLVGYELSPVLWRKIKGGLSAGRVQSVSVRLIVEREREIQNFNAVATYSIVAEFVNEAGKAFKAKLPKNFNTKKEAEDFLNKNIGSQYQVADLETKPTKKSPTAPFTTSTLQQEAARKLYLPVGITMQLAQRLYEAGLITYMRTDSVNLSAEAMSAAEAEIIKSYGKEFSKPRTFANKNKGAQEAHEAIRPTDMSRHTVNIDRDQARLYDLIWKRTLASQMSDAQLERTNVKIEANNHDEIFTASGEVLLFEGFLKVYLEGHDDDEEEQEGMLPALKVNEKLANNYITATERYSRPPARYTEASLVKKLEELGIGRPSTYAPTISTIINRNYVEKGTLEGQERNYTQLTLQNSKVGEKLLKENTGSDKGKLVPTDIGTIVTDFLVKNFGNILDYNFTAKVEQDFDEIAEGNIDWATMMQEFYNKFHPNVKEVEANAERESGERILGKDADGRQVSVRLGKFGPMAQIGEADDEDKKFASLMSDQNIGSITLEDALNLFLLPKSLGEYKGEEVEVNNGRYGPYVRHGSVFISLPRGEDPLSLSKERAQELIDEKALADAPIAVYKGESVQKGVGRFGPFIKWNGLFVNVSKKYNFDNLSQADVEELIEDKLQKNIDKVLHNWEEEGILVEKARWGRSVITKGKIKIELSKDVDATKLTLAEVQEMIAKKTPAKKTPAKKTATAKKTTTAKKAPAKKPAAKKK; from the coding sequence ATGGCAAAGAATTTAGTAATAGTGGAGTCACCTGCAAAGGCGAAAACGATAGAGAAATTTTTGGGAAGTGATTTTCAGGTAGAGTCAAGTTATGGGCACATAGCCGACTTACCATCAAAGGAAATAGGAGTGGATGTTGAGAATGGTTTTAAGCCTAAATATGAAGTTTCTCCGGATAAAAAAGCCCTGGTAAGTAAGCTGAAAACACTATCTAAGAATGCCGAAATGGTTTGGTTAGCGAGCGATGAGGACCGCGAGGGGGAGGCTATTTCATGGCACCTGGCGGAAGAATTGAAACTGGATACCAAAAAAACCAAAAGAATCGTTTTTCACGAAATTACAAAGACTGCAATTCTTAAAGCAATCGACAATCCAAGAGAAATTGATTACAATCTGGTAAACGCACAACAGGCACGTCGTGTTTTGGATCGTTTGGTAGGTTACGAATTGTCTCCGGTACTATGGAGAAAAATTAAAGGAGGTTTATCTGCAGGACGTGTACAGTCGGTTTCTGTGCGTTTGATTGTAGAGCGTGAACGTGAAATTCAAAATTTTAATGCAGTTGCAACGTATTCTATCGTTGCAGAATTTGTAAACGAGGCAGGTAAAGCTTTTAAAGCAAAATTGCCAAAGAACTTCAATACTAAAAAAGAAGCCGAAGATTTTTTAAATAAAAACATCGGATCTCAATATCAGGTAGCCGATTTAGAAACTAAACCTACCAAAAAATCACCAACAGCACCTTTTACAACTTCAACGCTACAACAGGAAGCGGCAAGAAAATTGTATTTGCCGGTTGGAATCACCATGCAATTAGCACAGCGTTTGTACGAGGCCGGATTGATTACTTATATGAGAACGGATAGTGTGAACCTTTCAGCTGAGGCGATGAGTGCGGCTGAGGCTGAAATCATAAAATCATACGGAAAAGAGTTTTCTAAGCCGAGAACCTTTGCCAACAAAAACAAAGGAGCGCAGGAAGCACACGAGGCTATTCGTCCTACAGACATGTCGCGTCATACCGTGAACATCGATCGCGATCAGGCCCGTTTGTATGATTTGATCTGGAAAAGAACCCTGGCTTCACAAATGAGTGATGCACAATTGGAAAGAACAAACGTAAAAATCGAAGCGAACAATCACGATGAGATTTTTACAGCGTCAGGAGAAGTTTTACTTTTTGAAGGATTCTTAAAAGTGTACTTAGAAGGACATGATGATGATGAGGAAGAACAGGAAGGAATGTTGCCAGCCTTAAAAGTAAACGAAAAATTAGCCAACAACTATATTACAGCAACCGAAAGATATTCAAGACCTCCGGCACGTTATACGGAAGCTTCGCTGGTAAAAAAATTAGAGGAATTAGGAATTGGACGTCCGTCAACCTATGCACCAACGATTTCTACCATCATCAACAGAAATTATGTTGAAAAGGGAACTCTGGAAGGGCAGGAGCGTAATTATACTCAGCTGACGTTGCAAAATAGTAAAGTTGGAGAGAAACTGTTAAAAGAAAACACAGGTTCAGATAAAGGTAAATTAGTGCCTACAGATATCGGAACGATTGTTACTGATTTCCTGGTGAAGAACTTCGGAAACATTCTGGATTATAATTTTACAGCAAAAGTAGAACAGGATTTTGATGAAATTGCTGAAGGAAATATCGACTGGGCAACCATGATGCAGGAGTTCTACAATAAATTCCATCCCAATGTAAAAGAAGTTGAGGCGAATGCTGAACGTGAAAGCGGGGAGAGAATTTTAGGGAAAGATGCTGACGGAAGACAGGTTTCTGTTCGTTTAGGAAAATTTGGTCCAATGGCTCAGATTGGAGAAGCGGATGATGAAGATAAAAAGTTTGCCAGTTTAATGTCAGATCAGAATATTGGAAGTATTACACTGGAAGATGCTTTGAATTTGTTTTTACTTCCTAAAAGTTTAGGGGAATATAAAGGAGAAGAGGTTGAAGTAAATAACGGTCGTTATGGTCCTTATGTACGTCATGGCAGTGTTTTTATTTCATTACCAAGAGGAGAAGATCCTTTGAGTCTTTCTAAGGAAAGAGCTCAGGAACTGATTGACGAAAAAGCACTTGCTGATGCACCAATTGCGGTGTATAAAGGAGAGTCGGTTCAAAAAGGAGTGGGTCGTTTTGGTCCGTTTATCAAATGGAACGGTCTTTTTGTGAACGTGAGCAAGAAATATAATTTTGATAATTTATCTCAGGCAGATGTTGAAGAATTGATTGAAGATAAATTGCAAAAGAATATCGATAAAGTGCTTCACAATTGGGAAGAAGAAGGTATTTTGGTTGAAAAAGCCCGTTGGGGTCGCTCTGTGATTACCAAAGGGAAAATCAAAATTGAACTAAGTAAAGATGTTGATGCTACAAAATTAACCTTGGCTGAAGTTCAGGAAATGATTGCCAAAAAAACACCGGCTAAAAAGACTCCGGCTAAGAAAACCGCAACTGCAAAGAAAACAACAACCGCAAAGAAAGCTCCGGCTAAAAAACCAGCTGCAAAAAAGAAATAA
- the gldN gene encoding gliding motility protein GldN: MKVRNFLIAIVSIAGGFSSYAQSNLLNAKTPDQIGLKTPAQLISDNDKPLAYGYVDDRDILMGKTTWEIIDLNEKINFPMYFPVDTANIGSDRRSLYDVLTKAVKNGKITEVYSDSYFNTKKSLKDIQGALSRIDTTDAGRELINQYPDDYKTRVVKKKVVTGTGKKKVVSYVDETVGPTRTVPAEYILKQDLTAADVTQYKIKGYWYFDKRQSELKYRLLGICPVTPDVYTMNSDEKDYIELFWVFFPNAREALHEAKAFNDSNSALPISFDQILNSRRFNAVVYKEENLYGDREIKDYMKDNAQNQLLESERVKEKIRNFEQDMWNY; the protein is encoded by the coding sequence ATGAAAGTAAGAAATTTTTTAATAGCTATTGTTTCTATCGCTGGAGGTTTTTCTTCTTATGCGCAATCGAATTTGCTTAATGCAAAAACACCTGATCAGATAGGACTTAAGACTCCTGCGCAACTTATTTCTGATAACGATAAGCCTTTAGCTTATGGTTATGTAGATGATAGAGATATCTTAATGGGAAAAACTACTTGGGAAATCATTGATTTAAATGAAAAAATCAACTTTCCAATGTACTTTCCGGTTGATACGGCTAATATTGGTTCTGACAGACGTTCACTTTATGACGTTTTGACGAAGGCTGTTAAAAACGGCAAAATAACTGAAGTATACAGCGACAGTTATTTCAATACTAAAAAATCTTTGAAAGATATTCAGGGTGCGTTATCTCGTATTGATACAACAGATGCAGGTAGAGAATTAATCAACCAATATCCGGACGACTATAAAACACGTGTAGTGAAGAAAAAAGTAGTTACGGGTACAGGTAAGAAAAAAGTAGTTTCGTATGTGGATGAAACTGTTGGGCCAACAAGAACGGTACCAGCGGAATATATCCTGAAACAAGACTTAACTGCTGCAGATGTTACACAGTATAAAATTAAAGGATACTGGTATTTTGACAAACGTCAGAGTGAATTGAAATATCGTTTACTTGGAATTTGTCCAGTAACTCCGGATGTTTACACGATGAACAGTGACGAAAAGGATTATATCGAGTTATTTTGGGTTTTCTTCCCTAATGCCAGAGAGGCACTTCACGAAGCAAAAGCATTTAACGACAGTAATTCTGCACTTCCAATTTCATTCGATCAGATCTTAAATTCAAGACGTTTCAATGCTGTTGTTTATAAAGAAGAAAACTTGTACGGAGATCGTGAGATCAAAGATTACATGAAAGACAACGCACAAAACCAATTGTTAGAATCTGAAAGAGTAAAAGAGAAGATTCGTAACTTCGAGCAAGATATGTGGAACTACTAA
- the gldL gene encoding gliding motility protein GldL has translation MALLSKKAMNFAYGMGAAVVIIGALFKITHFEIGPLTGTVMLSVGLVTEAVIFALSAFEPVEDELDWTLVYPELANGQARKKADKVETTTDAQGLLSQKLDAMLKEAKIDGELMSSLGNSIKNFEGAAKAISPTVDSIAGQKKYAEEMSMAAAQMESLNSLYKVQLESASRNAQANSEIAENASKLKEQMQSMTANIASLNSVYGGMLSAMSNKG, from the coding sequence ATGGCATTATTAAGTAAAAAAGCAATGAATTTCGCTTATGGTATGGGAGCGGCAGTAGTAATTATTGGAGCTTTATTCAAAATTACTCACTTTGAAATTGGACCATTAACAGGAACTGTGATGTTATCAGTTGGATTGGTAACTGAGGCGGTAATCTTTGCTCTTTCTGCTTTCGAACCAGTTGAAGACGAATTAGACTGGACTCTTGTTTACCCTGAATTAGCAAACGGTCAGGCTAGAAAAAAAGCTGACAAAGTTGAGACTACAACTGACGCCCAAGGATTGTTGTCTCAAAAATTAGATGCAATGTTGAAAGAAGCTAAAATTGACGGTGAGTTAATGTCAAGCTTAGGAAACAGCATCAAAAACTTCGAAGGAGCTGCAAAAGCAATTTCTCCAACAGTAGATTCTATTGCAGGACAAAAGAAATATGCTGAAGAAATGTCTATGGCTGCTGCACAAATGGAATCATTAAACAGCTTATACAAAGTACAATTAGAAAGTGCTTCAAGAAATGCACAAGCAAACAGCGAAATTGCTGAAAATGCTTCTAAATTAAAAGAACAAATGCAATCTATGACTGCAAACATTGCTTCATTAAACAGTGTTTACGGTGGTATGCTTTCTGCAATGAGTAACAAAGGATAA